From Erinaceus europaeus chromosome 9, mEriEur2.1, whole genome shotgun sequence, one genomic window encodes:
- the C9H3orf80 gene encoding uncharacterized membrane protein C3orf80 homolog, with translation MRGPGVTADGLPVAPALLLALATLVAPSRGGGSCAELACGERERCCAAANATAVRCCKLPLHAFLDGVGWFVRKLSGLLILLVLFAIGYFLQRIICPSPRRPPRGQARPGQPGGAGAPDDDAPALLRDEAAAGSQDSLLDRGGPAGDPENELPGVSPVFLQLPSYEEVKYLPTYEESMRLQQLSPGEVVLPVSVLGTRESDGQGRFPLI, from the coding sequence ATGCGGGGGCCGGGGGTCACAGCCGACGGCCTGCCGGTGGCGCCAGCGCTGCTGCTGGCGCTGGCGACGCTGGTGGCGCCCTCGCGGGGCGGCGGGAGCTGCGCGGAGCTGGCGTGCGGCGAGCGGGAGCGCTGCTGTGCCGCCGCCAACGCCACGGCCGTGCGCTGCTGCAAGCTGCCGCTGCACGCTTTCCTGGACGGCGTAGGCTGGTTCGTGCGCAAGCTATCGGGGCTGCTCATCCTGCTCGTGCTCTTCGCCATCGGCTACTTCCTGCAACGCATCATCTGCCCTAGCCCGCGCAGGCCCCCGCGCGGCCAGGCGCGCCCAGGACAGCCGGGGGGCGCGGGGGCCCCCGACGACGACGCTCCCGCGCTGCTGCGGGACGAGGCGGCTGCCGGCTCCCAGGACTCGCTGCTGGACCGCGGGGGCCCTGCCGGCGACCCGGAGAACGAGCTGCCCGGCGTCTCGCCGGTGTTCCTGCAGCTTCCCAGCTACGAGGAGGTCAAGTACCTACCCACCTACGAGGAGTCCATGCGGCTGCAGCAGCTCAGCCCCGGGGAAGTCGTACTGCCCGTCTCGGTACTCGGTACCAGGGAGTCCGACGGCCAGGGCCGCTTCCCACTCATCTGA